From a region of the Micropterus dolomieu isolate WLL.071019.BEF.003 ecotype Adirondacks linkage group LG21, ASM2129224v1, whole genome shotgun sequence genome:
- the LOC123960248 gene encoding progonadoliberin-1-like, which produces MHRRMATKTLALWLLLVGTVTQGCCQHWSYGLSPGGKRELDSLSDTLGNIVEAFPHEDAPCTVFGCAEESPLEKIYRMKGFRGSVTDRENGHRPYKK; this is translated from the exons ATGCACAGAAG AATGGCTACAAAAACCTTGGCACTGTGGCTGCTGCTTGTGGGGACAGTGACACAGGGCTGCTGCCAGCACTGGTCATATGGACTGAGCCCAGGAGGGAAGAGGGAACTGGACAGCCTCTCAGACACACTGGGCAAT ATAGTTGAGGCCTTTCCACACGAGGACGCACCCTGCACTGTTTTTGGTTGTGCAGAGGAATCGCCACTTGAAAAAATATACAGAATGAAAGGATTTCGA ggCAGTGTCACCGACAGGGAAAATGGACACAGACCGTATAAAAAATGA
- the npy8br gene encoding neuropeptide Y receptor Y8b, which yields MELQHNTNHNQALWKEMPLDFTDECSLSVSGTTFLIIAYSTVMAVGLIGNSCLVFVITRHKEMRNVTNIFIANLSCSDILMCIICLPVTIIYTLMDRWILGEALCKLTPFIQCTSITVSIFSLVLIAMERYQLIVHPTGWKPVVGQSYLAVAVTWIVACLISVPFLSYSVLTLPFQNLSIPFPISDHLVCMERWPSVEERRAYTTSLLTFQYLLPLALIIVCYMHIYLRLRRRKDMVERGRNTTQNKNKGCTRINTMLISIVVAFALSWLPLTVFNTVFDWNHEAIPFCGHDIIFSFCHLTAMASTCVNPIIYGFLNSNFQKQLKSTLLRCRCWGVAERYESVPLSTVSTEVTKGSILSNGSISNNT from the coding sequence ATGGAGCTGCAGCACAACACCAATCACAACCAAGCCTTGTGGAAAGAGATGCCGTTGGATTTCACAGATGAGTGCTCACTTTCAGTGAGCGGCACCACTTTTCTCATCATTGCTTACAGTACAGTTATGGCAGTGGGTCTCATTGGAAACTCTTGCCTGGTGTTTGTCATCACACGGCACAAGGAGATGCGCAACGTCACCAACATCTTCATCGCCAATCTGTCCTGTTCGGACATCCTCATGTGCATAATATGCCTTCCTGTCACTATCATCTACACACTGATGGACCGCTGGATCCTAGGAGAAGCCCTTTGTAAACTAACGCCCTTTATCCAGTGTACATCAATTACTGTTTCCATCTTCTCCCTCGTCCTCATCGCCATGGAGCGCTACCAGCTTATTGTCCATCCGACTGGATGGAAGCCTGTGGTGGGCCAGTCCTACTTGGCAGTGGCTGTCACCTGGATCGTGGCCTGCCTAATATCGGTGCCTTTCCTCTCGTACAGCGTACTTACTTTGCCTTTCCAGAACCTGAGCATCCCCTTCCCAATCAGTGACCACCTTGTTTGCATGGAGCGGTGGCCATCAGTTGAAGAACGGCGAGCTTACACCACCTCATTGCTCACCTTCCAGTACTTACTTCCTCTTGCCCTCATCATTGTCTGCTACATGCACATCTACCTGCGCCTCAGGAGGAGGAAGGACATGGTGGAGCGCGGCAGGAACACcactcaaaataaaaacaagggcTGCACAAGGATCAACACCATGTTAATCTCCATAGTGGTGGCATTCGCACTCTCCTGGCTCCCTCTCACAGTCTTCAACACGGTGTTTGACTGGAACCACGAGGCCATCCCATTCTGTGGCCATGACATCATCTTCTCATTCTGCCACCTCACAGCCATGGCCTCCACCTGCGTCAACCCCATCATCTATGGCTTTCTCAACAGCAATTTCCAGAAACAGCTCAAATCCACCCTGTTGCGCTGTCGCTGCTGGGGTGTGGCAGAGAGGTACGAGAGCGTCCCGCTCTCCACTGTCAGCACAGAGGTTACCAAGGGGTCAATTCTGAGCAATGGATCTATCAGCAACAATACTTAG
- the klhl22 gene encoding kelch-like protein 22 isoform X1 has translation MKPECAAMAENGELSPVGGRAGTAGRQGRQTYRSSAHFRSLLDGLLSLRQSGILFDVVLLVEGRPIQAHRILLAASCDYFRGMFAGGLRETQQKEIPIHGVSYMAMKKILDYIYTSEIELDLECVQEVLIAATLVQLEIVIGFCCDFLFSWLDESNILEVYNLADLYGLQQLNARVHSYILRNIQTLSRTDVYRQLPQDEVFRALSSDELQVNSENEVYEAALHYHYSPVQVETDQVYLQVSQKENLKMLDAVRFCLIEKQVLQRLYGRLNQCPLKDSVSAALRYHEQEIWQPVLQSPLTQPRSTFQCILGFGGMFTSSSLTDREHLFQVFHPSWGMWKTLTAAHAPRMSNQGVAVLNNFVYLIGGDKNTSGFRAETRCWRYDPRHNSWCSIQPLQQQHADHCVCVLGGHIYAIGGRDYCNELESVERYDPHTNMWEFVSPLKREVYAHAGAVLDGKIYITCGRRGMAYLKETYCFDPVANDWTACAEGPVERAWHGMAAVNGRVYVVGGSNDERGYRRDVLKVGCFDPEANSWSLMTPLPAGHGEPGVAVLDNRIYILGGRSHDKGKRMKYVHVYNTDADEWEKETRFKERVSGLAACVVPMPPAVIAHAKSLEQHTKASWEDVDMDNSEDSSED, from the exons ATGAAGCCCGAGTGCGCTGCCATGGCTGAGAATGGAGAGCTGAGTCCAGTGGGAGGACGCGCTGGCACAGCGGGCCGCCAGGGCCGCCAGACCTACAGAAGTTCAGCCCATTTCCGAAGCCTGCTGGACGGCCTGCTGTCTCTCAGACAAAGTGGCATCCTGTTTGATGTAGTGCTGCTGGTGGAGGGTCGACCAATCCAAGCCCATCGTATACTTCTGGCAGCCTCTTGCGATTATTTTAG GGGAATGTTTGCTGGAGGCCTTCGGGAGACACAGCAAAAAGAGATCCCAATTCATGGAGTATCTTACATGGCCATGAAAAAAATACTTGACTACATCTACACTTCAGAGATTGAGTTAGACCTGGAGTGTGTGCAGGAAGTCCTGATTGCTGCCACGCTAGTACAG ctTGAGATTGTCATCGGCTTTTGCTGTGATTtccttttctcctggctggacgAGAGCAACATTTTAGAGGTGTATAATCTAGCTGATCTCTACGGATTGCAACAACTTAATGCCAGGGTCCACTCCTACATCCTCAGGAACATCCAGACTTTGTCTCGAACCGACGTGTACCGACAGCTCCCTCAAGATGAAGTCTTCAGAGCGCTGAGCAGTGATGAGCTTCAGGTGAACAGTGAAAATGAGGTATACGAAGCGGCTCTTCACTACCACTACAGTCCTGTGCAGGTGGAAACTGACCAGGTTTACTTGCAGGTCAGTCAGAAG GAGAATCTCAAGATGCTCGATGCTGTTCGTTTCTGCCTTATTGAGAAACAAGTGTTGCAGAGGCTGTATGGCAGACTAAACCAGTGTCCACTGAAGGATTCTGTGTCAGCCGCCCTGCGCTACCATGAGCAGGAGATCTGGCAGCCCGTCCTGCAGAGTCCTCTCACCCAGCCACGGTCCACCTTCCAATGTATATTGGGCTTCGGGGGGATGTTCACCTCCAGCTCcctcacagacagagagcatTTGTTTCAGGTGTTCCACCCGAGCTGGGGGATGTGGAAGACTCTCACTGCAGCTCACGCACCCCGAATGTCCAACCAGGGCGTCGCTGTGCTCAACAACTTTGTTTATCTCATTGGAGGAGACAAGAACACCAGTGGATTTCGTGCAGAGACCCGCTGCTGGAG ATATGACCCTCGTCACAACAGCTGGTGCTCCATCCAgcctctgcagcagcagcatgctgaccattgtgtttgtgtgctgggTGGCCATATTTATGCCATTGGAGGGCGTGACTACTGCAATGAACTGGAGTCAGTGGAGCGCTATGACCCACACACCAACATGTGGGAATTTGTATCACCCCTAAAGAGAGAG GTTTACGCCCATGCAGGAGCAGTGTTAGATGGGAAAATTTATATTACATGTGGGCGCAGAGGAATGGCATACCTCAAAGAGACATACTGTTTTGACCCTGTGGCCAATGACTGGACAGCATGTGCCGAGGGGCCAGTGGAGCGGGCGTGGCACGGCATGGCGGCTGTTAATGGACGTGTCTACGTTGTCGGTGGAAGCAATGATGAGCGTGGATATCGTCGGGATGTCCTGAAG GTGGGATGCTTTGACCCTGAAGCCAACTCTTGGTCTTTAATGACCCCCCTCCCTGCTGGACATGGAGAACCCGGCGTAGCAGTGCTGGACAATCGCATCTACATCCTGGGAGGACGCTCTCACGACAAAGGCAAAAGGATGAAGTACGTTCACGTGTACAACACTGACGCAGACGAGTGGGAGAAGGAGACACGGTTTAAGGAGCGTGTCTCTGGCCTGGCGGCCTGCGTGGTGCCCATGCCTCCTGCTGTGATCGCCCATGCCAAGAGCTTGGAGCAGCACACCAAGGCTTCATGGGAGGATGTGGACATGGACAACTCAGAGGACTCCAGTGAGGATTGA
- the klhl22 gene encoding kelch-like protein 22 isoform X2 → MKPECAAMAENGELSPVGGRAGTAGRQGRQTYRSSAHFRSLLDGLLSLRQSGILFDVVLLVEGRPIQAHRILLAASCDYFRGMFAGGLRETQQKEIPIHGVSYMAMKKILDYIYTSEIELDLECVQEVLIAATLVQLEIVIGFCCDFLFSWLDESNILEVYNLADLYGLQQLNARVHSYILRNIQTLSRTDVYRQLPQDEVFRALSSDELQVNSENEVYEAALHYHYSPVQVETDQVYLQENLKMLDAVRFCLIEKQVLQRLYGRLNQCPLKDSVSAALRYHEQEIWQPVLQSPLTQPRSTFQCILGFGGMFTSSSLTDREHLFQVFHPSWGMWKTLTAAHAPRMSNQGVAVLNNFVYLIGGDKNTSGFRAETRCWRYDPRHNSWCSIQPLQQQHADHCVCVLGGHIYAIGGRDYCNELESVERYDPHTNMWEFVSPLKREVYAHAGAVLDGKIYITCGRRGMAYLKETYCFDPVANDWTACAEGPVERAWHGMAAVNGRVYVVGGSNDERGYRRDVLKVGCFDPEANSWSLMTPLPAGHGEPGVAVLDNRIYILGGRSHDKGKRMKYVHVYNTDADEWEKETRFKERVSGLAACVVPMPPAVIAHAKSLEQHTKASWEDVDMDNSEDSSED, encoded by the exons ATGAAGCCCGAGTGCGCTGCCATGGCTGAGAATGGAGAGCTGAGTCCAGTGGGAGGACGCGCTGGCACAGCGGGCCGCCAGGGCCGCCAGACCTACAGAAGTTCAGCCCATTTCCGAAGCCTGCTGGACGGCCTGCTGTCTCTCAGACAAAGTGGCATCCTGTTTGATGTAGTGCTGCTGGTGGAGGGTCGACCAATCCAAGCCCATCGTATACTTCTGGCAGCCTCTTGCGATTATTTTAG GGGAATGTTTGCTGGAGGCCTTCGGGAGACACAGCAAAAAGAGATCCCAATTCATGGAGTATCTTACATGGCCATGAAAAAAATACTTGACTACATCTACACTTCAGAGATTGAGTTAGACCTGGAGTGTGTGCAGGAAGTCCTGATTGCTGCCACGCTAGTACAG ctTGAGATTGTCATCGGCTTTTGCTGTGATTtccttttctcctggctggacgAGAGCAACATTTTAGAGGTGTATAATCTAGCTGATCTCTACGGATTGCAACAACTTAATGCCAGGGTCCACTCCTACATCCTCAGGAACATCCAGACTTTGTCTCGAACCGACGTGTACCGACAGCTCCCTCAAGATGAAGTCTTCAGAGCGCTGAGCAGTGATGAGCTTCAGGTGAACAGTGAAAATGAGGTATACGAAGCGGCTCTTCACTACCACTACAGTCCTGTGCAGGTGGAAACTGACCAGGTTTACTTGCAG GAGAATCTCAAGATGCTCGATGCTGTTCGTTTCTGCCTTATTGAGAAACAAGTGTTGCAGAGGCTGTATGGCAGACTAAACCAGTGTCCACTGAAGGATTCTGTGTCAGCCGCCCTGCGCTACCATGAGCAGGAGATCTGGCAGCCCGTCCTGCAGAGTCCTCTCACCCAGCCACGGTCCACCTTCCAATGTATATTGGGCTTCGGGGGGATGTTCACCTCCAGCTCcctcacagacagagagcatTTGTTTCAGGTGTTCCACCCGAGCTGGGGGATGTGGAAGACTCTCACTGCAGCTCACGCACCCCGAATGTCCAACCAGGGCGTCGCTGTGCTCAACAACTTTGTTTATCTCATTGGAGGAGACAAGAACACCAGTGGATTTCGTGCAGAGACCCGCTGCTGGAG ATATGACCCTCGTCACAACAGCTGGTGCTCCATCCAgcctctgcagcagcagcatgctgaccattgtgtttgtgtgctgggTGGCCATATTTATGCCATTGGAGGGCGTGACTACTGCAATGAACTGGAGTCAGTGGAGCGCTATGACCCACACACCAACATGTGGGAATTTGTATCACCCCTAAAGAGAGAG GTTTACGCCCATGCAGGAGCAGTGTTAGATGGGAAAATTTATATTACATGTGGGCGCAGAGGAATGGCATACCTCAAAGAGACATACTGTTTTGACCCTGTGGCCAATGACTGGACAGCATGTGCCGAGGGGCCAGTGGAGCGGGCGTGGCACGGCATGGCGGCTGTTAATGGACGTGTCTACGTTGTCGGTGGAAGCAATGATGAGCGTGGATATCGTCGGGATGTCCTGAAG GTGGGATGCTTTGACCCTGAAGCCAACTCTTGGTCTTTAATGACCCCCCTCCCTGCTGGACATGGAGAACCCGGCGTAGCAGTGCTGGACAATCGCATCTACATCCTGGGAGGACGCTCTCACGACAAAGGCAAAAGGATGAAGTACGTTCACGTGTACAACACTGACGCAGACGAGTGGGAGAAGGAGACACGGTTTAAGGAGCGTGTCTCTGGCCTGGCGGCCTGCGTGGTGCCCATGCCTCCTGCTGTGATCGCCCATGCCAAGAGCTTGGAGCAGCACACCAAGGCTTCATGGGAGGATGTGGACATGGACAACTCAGAGGACTCCAGTGAGGATTGA
- the tbx16 gene encoding T-box transcription factor 16, whose amino-acid sequence MQSIRDLKPNFSGPPPSSMAAGPDAYLQGNIRMTLEDPELWKSFHGIGTEMIITKPGRRMFPHCKVNLSGLIPCAKYILLVDMVPEDGFRYKWNKEKWEVAGKAEPQPPCRTYLHPDSPAPGSHWMKQSVSFLKLKLTNNTLDQHGHIILHSMHRYHPRFHIVQADDLFSVRWSVFQTFTFPETSFTAVTAYQNTKITKLKIDHNPFAKGFRDEGTNKKRRASKNPACLEKRAKMSDGLNRDSEEGSPSDFCRSSFEGYDGEEGDLPKGKEGDAVKEERYSPWAVERDPSVRTDSPAGTDPRDMYNTEQLVPAPASYQPYRFHEYGKSPSPTSSIGSSYSGSGRSSFESRVPDVATVPTVPDHDSSKPRTHEIGPSPCGPQDYTGVLNMTMAQAGKPGVIGHHIYSPYGAEQPLGQWSNPGPAQYPPPHHLTADYTTQAVHHGYHHGNVAEWSQYPLFSYSCW is encoded by the exons ATGCAGTCCATCAGAG ACTTGAAGCCCAACTTCAGCggccctcctccctcctccatgGCTGCCGGCCCCGATGCCTATCTCCAGGGCAACATCAGGATGACTCTGGAGGACCCTGAACTCTGGAAGTCCTTCCATGGAATAGGAACAGAGATGATTATCACTAAACCTGGAAG GAGGATGTTTCCACACTGTAAAGTAAATCTTTCCGGGCTCATTCCATGTGCCAAGTACATTTTACTGGTTGACATGGTCCCTGAGGATGGTTTCAGGTATAAG TGGAATAAAGAGAAATGGGAGGTGGCAGGAAAAGCGGAGCCCCAGCCTCCCTGCAGGACCTACCTCCACCCTGACTCTCCGGCCCCAGGGAGCCACTGGATGAAGCAATCCGTCTCCTTCCTCAAGCTCAAGCTCACCAACAATACGCTCGACCAGCACGGCCAT ATAATTTTGCACTCCATGCATCGCTACCACCCGCGCTTCCACATCGTCCAGGCAGATGACCTGTTCAGTGTCCGCTGGAGTGTTTTCCAGACCTTCACCTTCCCTGAGACTTCCTTCACAGCAGTCACAGCCTACCAGAACACCAAG ATCACAAAGCTGAAGATTGATCACAACCCATTTGCAAAAGGTTTCCGGGATGAAGGCACTAACAAAAAAAG GCGTGCAAGCAAGAACCCAGCCTGCCTCGAGAAACGGGCCAAGATGTCAGACGGCTTGAACAGGGACTCTGAGGAGGGCAGTCCATCAG ACTTCTGCCGGTCATCGTTTGAGGGCTATGACGGAGAGGAAGGAGACCTGCCCAAAGGGAAAGAGGGTGATGCCGTCAAAGAGGAGCGTTACTCCCCGTGGGCTGTTGAGAGGGATCCCAGTGTGAGGACTGACTCCCCTGCTGGGACAGACCCCAGGGACATGTACAACACAGAGCAGCTTGTTCCTGCTCCAGCTTCCTACCAGCCGTACAG gtTCCACGAGTATGGAAAGTCCCCCTCTCCCACCTCCAGCATCGGCAGCAGCTACAGTGGATCAGGACGCAGCAGCTTTGAGTCCAGAGTCCCTGATGTCGCCACCGTCCCCACCGTCCCCGATCATGATTCTTCAAAGCCCCGTACACATGAGATTGGCCCTTCCCCTTGCGGCCCGCAGGACTACACCGGGGTCCTCAACATGACTATGGCCCAGGCAGGCAAGCCAGGGGTGATCGGCCACCACATCTACAGCCCATATGGCGCTGAGCAGCCCCTGGGCCAGTGGAGCAACCCCGGTCCCGCCCAGTACCCACCTCCTCACCACCTGACTGCTGACTACACCACGCAAGCTGTGCACCACGGCTATCACCATGGCAACGTGGCCGAGTGGAGCCAGTACCCGCTGTTCTCTTATTCCTGCTGGTGA